In Notamacropus eugenii isolate mMacEug1 chromosome 1, mMacEug1.pri_v2, whole genome shotgun sequence, one genomic interval encodes:
- the GFRA3 gene encoding GDNF family receptor alpha-3 isoform X2: MPPGVLPVLFALWLSLLPLLKAAGDLPTVDSMSTNTCISAKKLCLADFTCSSPFHYLENCFPFMASAPQKPENLEGCLEAAQKIQNSSLGSCRCQWRMKNQDTCLAIYWTIHSAYGLGNYNLGGSPYKEIVISRSRKFNHMDLFESGSISQSSSDLCLRSTTLCTLNDRCNKLRLAYGEVCSVARCQPLKCQQELRVFFEQVADNYAQALLFCPCDAGDDVCGARRRNTIAPSCSSPTKDPPNCLMLWETCLQDLLCRSRLADFQMHCGHMDPLGTCVGIQPGRCLKAYMGLIAKAIKTQMQVHHQLLSKSSPNTISQDSSQDLGDPSYSVDIPQDNNLAGRLQPWVPTISLSSFTLVLLLLPVLGHL; encoded by the exons CAGGAGACCTCCCAACCGTGGATAGCATGTCTACAAACACCTGCATCAGTGCCAAAAAACTGTGTTTGGCTGACTTCACTTGCAGCAGTCCCTTCCATTACTTGGAAAACTGCTTTCCATTCATGGCCTCAGCTCCTCAGAAGCCTGAAAATCTGGAGGGCTGCCTGGAGGCAGCACAGAAAATTCAGAATAGCTCTCTGGGAAGCTGCAGATGCCAGTGGCGCATGAAAAATCAGGACACCTGCCTGGCTATTTACTGGACCATCCACTCTGCTTACGGCCTTG GTAACTATAATTTGGGGGGCTCACCGTATAAGGAAATTGTCATCAGCAGATCCAGGAAATTTAATCATATGGACTTGTTTGAATCAG GCTCCATATCTCAAAGCAGCTCTGATCTCTGCCTGAGGTCCACCACTCTGTGCACCCTGAATGACAGATGTAACAAGTTGCGCCTGGCCTATGGGGAGGTCTGCTCGGTGGCTCGATGTCAGCCCCTAAAGTGTCAGCAGGAGCTCCGTGTCTTCTTTGAGCAGGTAGCAGACAACTATGCCCAAGCACTTCTATTCTGCCCTTGTGATGCTGGGGATGATGTCTGTGGGGCACGACGGCGCAACACCATTGCCCCCAGCTGTTCTTCTCCAACCAAAGATCCCCCCAACTGCCTGATGCTTTGGGAGACCTGCCTTCAAGATTTGCTTTGCAG ATCCCGCCTGGCTGATTTTCAGATGCACTGCGGTCACATGGACCCTCTGGGGACTTGTGTGGGGATACAGCCCGGACGGTGCCTGAAGGCATATATGGGCTTGATTG CCAAGGCCATTAAAACTCAGATGCAAGTTCACCACCAGCTGCTTTCCAAAAGCTCTCCCAATACCATCTCTCAGGACAGCTCTCAAGACCTAGGGGATCCCTCCTATTCCGTGGATATACCCCAG GATAACAATCTGGCTGGAAGACTACAACCCTGGGTCCCCACCATCTCCTTGAGTTCCTTTACCTTGGTCCTGCTTCTGCTCCCTGTCCTTGGTCACTTGTAA
- the GFRA3 gene encoding GDNF family receptor alpha-3 isoform X3 produces MPPGVLPVLFALWLSLLPLLKAGDLPTVDSMSTNTCISAKKLCLADFTCSSPFHYLENCFPFMASAPQKPENLEGCLEAAQKIQNSSLGSCRCQWRMKNQDTCLAIYWTIHSAYGLGNYNLGGSPYKEIVISRSRKFNHMDLFESGSISQSSSDLCLRSTTLCTLNDRCNKLRLAYGEVCSVARCQPLKCQQELRVFFEQVADNYAQALLFCPCDAGDDVCGARRRNTIAPSCSSPTKDPPNCLMLWETCLQDLLCRSRLADFQMHCGHMDPLGTCVGIQPGRCLKAYMGLIAKAIKTQMQVHHQLLSKSSPNTISQDSSQDLGDPSYSVDIPQDNNLAGRLQPWVPTISLSSFTLVLLLLPVLGHL; encoded by the exons GAGACCTCCCAACCGTGGATAGCATGTCTACAAACACCTGCATCAGTGCCAAAAAACTGTGTTTGGCTGACTTCACTTGCAGCAGTCCCTTCCATTACTTGGAAAACTGCTTTCCATTCATGGCCTCAGCTCCTCAGAAGCCTGAAAATCTGGAGGGCTGCCTGGAGGCAGCACAGAAAATTCAGAATAGCTCTCTGGGAAGCTGCAGATGCCAGTGGCGCATGAAAAATCAGGACACCTGCCTGGCTATTTACTGGACCATCCACTCTGCTTACGGCCTTG GTAACTATAATTTGGGGGGCTCACCGTATAAGGAAATTGTCATCAGCAGATCCAGGAAATTTAATCATATGGACTTGTTTGAATCAG GCTCCATATCTCAAAGCAGCTCTGATCTCTGCCTGAGGTCCACCACTCTGTGCACCCTGAATGACAGATGTAACAAGTTGCGCCTGGCCTATGGGGAGGTCTGCTCGGTGGCTCGATGTCAGCCCCTAAAGTGTCAGCAGGAGCTCCGTGTCTTCTTTGAGCAGGTAGCAGACAACTATGCCCAAGCACTTCTATTCTGCCCTTGTGATGCTGGGGATGATGTCTGTGGGGCACGACGGCGCAACACCATTGCCCCCAGCTGTTCTTCTCCAACCAAAGATCCCCCCAACTGCCTGATGCTTTGGGAGACCTGCCTTCAAGATTTGCTTTGCAG ATCCCGCCTGGCTGATTTTCAGATGCACTGCGGTCACATGGACCCTCTGGGGACTTGTGTGGGGATACAGCCCGGACGGTGCCTGAAGGCATATATGGGCTTGATTG CCAAGGCCATTAAAACTCAGATGCAAGTTCACCACCAGCTGCTTTCCAAAAGCTCTCCCAATACCATCTCTCAGGACAGCTCTCAAGACCTAGGGGATCCCTCCTATTCCGTGGATATACCCCAG GATAACAATCTGGCTGGAAGACTACAACCCTGGGTCCCCACCATCTCCTTGAGTTCCTTTACCTTGGTCCTGCTTCTGCTCCCTGTCCTTGGTCACTTGTAA
- the GFRA3 gene encoding GDNF family receptor alpha-3 isoform X1, producing the protein MPPGVLPVLFALWLSLLPLLKAGDLPTVDSMSTNTCISAKKLCLADFTCSSPFHYLENCFPFMASAPQKPENLEGCLEAAQKIQNSSLGSCRCQWRMKNQDTCLAIYWTIHSAYGLGNYNLGGSPYKEIVISRSRKFNHMDLFESGSISQSSSDLCLRSTTLCTLNDRCNKLRLAYGEVCSVARCQPLKCQQELRVFFEQVADNYAQALLFCPCDAGDDVCGARRRNTIAPSCSSPTKDPPNCLMLWETCLQDLLCRSRLADFQMHCGHMDPLGTCVGIQPGRCLKAYMGLIGTVMTPNYISNLSADVALSCSCQGSGNQLEECMRIQESFSRNPCLTKAIKTQMQVHHQLLSKSSPNTISQDSSQDLGDPSYSVDIPQDNNLAGRLQPWVPTISLSSFTLVLLLLPVLGHL; encoded by the exons GAGACCTCCCAACCGTGGATAGCATGTCTACAAACACCTGCATCAGTGCCAAAAAACTGTGTTTGGCTGACTTCACTTGCAGCAGTCCCTTCCATTACTTGGAAAACTGCTTTCCATTCATGGCCTCAGCTCCTCAGAAGCCTGAAAATCTGGAGGGCTGCCTGGAGGCAGCACAGAAAATTCAGAATAGCTCTCTGGGAAGCTGCAGATGCCAGTGGCGCATGAAAAATCAGGACACCTGCCTGGCTATTTACTGGACCATCCACTCTGCTTACGGCCTTG GTAACTATAATTTGGGGGGCTCACCGTATAAGGAAATTGTCATCAGCAGATCCAGGAAATTTAATCATATGGACTTGTTTGAATCAG GCTCCATATCTCAAAGCAGCTCTGATCTCTGCCTGAGGTCCACCACTCTGTGCACCCTGAATGACAGATGTAACAAGTTGCGCCTGGCCTATGGGGAGGTCTGCTCGGTGGCTCGATGTCAGCCCCTAAAGTGTCAGCAGGAGCTCCGTGTCTTCTTTGAGCAGGTAGCAGACAACTATGCCCAAGCACTTCTATTCTGCCCTTGTGATGCTGGGGATGATGTCTGTGGGGCACGACGGCGCAACACCATTGCCCCCAGCTGTTCTTCTCCAACCAAAGATCCCCCCAACTGCCTGATGCTTTGGGAGACCTGCCTTCAAGATTTGCTTTGCAG ATCCCGCCTGGCTGATTTTCAGATGCACTGCGGTCACATGGACCCTCTGGGGACTTGTGTGGGGATACAGCCCGGACGGTGCCTGAAGGCATATATGGGCTTGATTG GTACTGTTATGACCCCCAATTACATCAGCAACCTCAGTGCTGATGTTGCTTTGAGCTGTTCCTGCCAGGGAAGTGGCAACCAACTAGAAGAATGCATGCGTATACAGGAATCCTTCTCCAGAAATCCCTGTCTCA CCAAGGCCATTAAAACTCAGATGCAAGTTCACCACCAGCTGCTTTCCAAAAGCTCTCCCAATACCATCTCTCAGGACAGCTCTCAAGACCTAGGGGATCCCTCCTATTCCGTGGATATACCCCAG GATAACAATCTGGCTGGAAGACTACAACCCTGGGTCCCCACCATCTCCTTGAGTTCCTTTACCTTGGTCCTGCTTCTGCTCCCTGTCCTTGGTCACTTGTAA